A segment of the Leptospira barantonii genome:
CCCGGAGTCAGCTTCGCAGAACAAACCGAACAACTCGGAACCGCACACGCTCTTCTTTGTGCGGAACCGGAACTCAAAGACTTTCAGGGTTCCGTGATCGTTGCCTGCGGCGACGTTCCGATGATCACCGCAGAAACGTTCGGCAATATCGTAAAAGAACACAAACAAAACGAATTCTCCGCTACGATCCTTTCCGCAGTTGTAGAAAAACCTACCGGTTATGGAAGAATCATCCGCAACACATCCGGCGATGTTACGGCTATCGTAGAAGAAAAAGATTCCAACGCGGAAGAAAAACTCATCAACGAAATCAATACCGGAACCTACGTGTTCGACGGTGACGGACTTTTCGATTCTCTCAGACAAATCGGAAATTCAAACGCTCAGGGAGAATACTATCTTCCCGATTTAGTGAAATTATACAGAAACTCAGGAAAGAAACTCGGCGCTATGAAACTGAAAAATCATCTCGAAAGTCACGGTGTGAATTCTCCCGAAGACCTGCAGATGCTTTCCGCAATGATCAAAGGGGAGGCCGTCCATCCATGAACGGAGACATCGCGGTATTTGCCGGAAGTTCCAATAAACAAATCGCCGAAGAAATTTGTACTCATCTCAATATTCAACCCGGTAAGATTAACTTAAAGAAATTCTCCGATGGAGAAATTTCGGTTAAGGTGGAAGATAACGTTCGTGGACGCGAAGTGTTTATCGTTCAATCCACTTCGGCTCCGGCTAACGATCATTTGATGGAATTGATTCTGATCATGGACGCGCTTCGTAGAGCTTCCGTTTCCAGCATCAGCGTCGTAATTCCTTACTACGGTTACGGTCGTCAGGATCGCAAAGTGGAACCTCGAGTTCCGATTTCTGCGAGAATCGTCGCTGATCTTCTCGAAGTTGTGGGCCTGAACCGAATTCTCACCATGGACTTACACGCGGATCAGATTCAGGGATTCTTCCGTGTTCCTGTGGACAATCTCCACTTTGCTCCCGTTTTAGCGGATTATATCAATACCAAAAATATCGAAGACCTCGTAATCGTTTCTCCGGATTCCGGCGGAGCGGAAAGAGCGAGAGCTTTCGGTAAAAAAGTAAACGGTTCATTAGCAATCATTGATAAACGAAGACCGAAAGCGAACGTCTCCGAAGTTATGAACGTGATCGGCGAGATCGAAGGTAAGAATTGTATCCTTCTCGACGATATGATCGATACCGCAGGAACGATCTGCAAGGCCGCGGACGCTCTTTTGAAACACGGAGCAAAGTCTGTTTATTGTGCGGCGACTCACGGAGTTCTTTCCGGCGAGGCGGTGGATCGTATCAACGCGACTAACTTCACCGAAGTCGTTCTTGCGAATACGATCGCGATCCCCGAATCCAAGAAGATTCACAAATTGAAATCATTGTCCGTAGCTCCTCTGTTCGCAAACGCGATCAAGAGGATTCATACAAATCAATCAGTCAGCACTTTATTCGATTAAGGTTAGGTAATAAGAATGAGCCAGAGCACAATTCACAAAATCGCGGTTAAAAAAAGAACGGAAACGGGTAAAAACGAAAACAATCGTCTTCGTTCCTCCGGAATGGTTCCCGTGAATATCATCGGCGCCGGCGTAGCGACTTCGGGCGCGGTAAACGAGAAAGAACTCGAAAAGATGGTTCACTCGGGAATCCGTCAGTCCACTCTCATCGAACTCGACGTAGAAGGCCAAGGCCAGCAAAAAGTATTCGTAAAAGAAATCCAAAGATTTCCTGAGATCGATAGAATCCGTCACGTGGATTTCTACAAAGTTGTTCCCGGTCAAAAGATCGTTACCAGAATCGGTATCGAAACCACCGGGATTGCGAAAGGTTCCAAGACCGGAGGTCAATTCGAACACATCATTCACGAGATTCGCGTTAAAACGATCCCTGAAGATCTGGTCGAAAACCTTACGATCGACGTTACCGATCTCGACGTAGGCGACGCGATCAAGATCAGCCAGTTGAAAGTTCCTGCAAGCTGGGAAATTTTAATCAACGGAGATCCGATCGTGACTTCCGTGAATAAAACGAAAGCTCTCCTTGCCGCTGAAAGAGCGGAAGCTAAAGGCGCAGACGACGCTAAAGGCAAGAAAGGAAAAAAATAAAAACGGAACTTCAATCAGGTCTAATCTGATAAAAACAGATAGGTATTCATGAAGCTGATCGTCGGACTCGGGAATCCAGGGGACAGATACAACAATAACCGCTCAAACATCGGTTTCAAGATTTTAGATGTTATCGCCAATAACATCAATGTTGAAATCAAGACCAAGAAGAAGAAATCTCTGATTGGTCGCGGTGATTTTGAGGGGGAAGAAGTTGTACTTTTAAAGCCTCAAACTTTCAGCGACCTATCCGGCGAATCCGTTTTATACATCGCCTCTTTTCTAAAAATCCAAGTGGGAGAAATTCTGGTCATTCAAGAAGACTGGTCTCTTCCTCTCGGGAGAATTGTAGTCGATAAGGGAACGCAAGAAACGGATCACCCCGGAGTTAAGTCCATCATCCAATCTCTTCGTTCTCCGAACTTCATCCGGATTCGGATCGGAATCTGGAATGACGGTTTTGATTTGAAGGCTCGGGATTCTTTCTTAAAGGAAGATTTCGAACCTATGGAAAACTTGAGTCTGATTCAGATCATCAACGACGCGGAAGCGGCGATTCGTTCGATTTCTCTCGGAGATATCGACGACGTGATCGAAAAATATCATCTTTGAAGTAAAAAAATCTTCGCGATTTCCGTTTCCTTCCGATTTCGTTTTGGCCGTATCGGCCAATTCTTCCTTGCCTTTTTGAAGAAACGTGAAATCCTATCTGAAGGAACCTCTTGCCTGTTGATTGTTTCTTACAGGCGTCTAAGTTACAGGAGAACTCCATGAACAAGAACTTAAAAAACGTATTCTTCGTCCTGATTATTATGATGGTCGTTTTGATCATCGCCTACAACTACGAAAACAACGCAGGCGCAACGAAGGATGTCTCCTATTCCGATTTTTTAAACATGTTGGAACCGGTGGAAGGCAAAAAGCCTCTCGGTAAATTGTATAAGGGCAACGTCGACAAATACAATAAGATCCAAATCGAAAAAGACGTGATCGAAGGTTTTTACATTCCTTCCGAATACGCGGAATCCAAAACCGCGAAACCCGTAAAATTCAGAACTACGGTCGCTCCTCTCGACAAGGACCTGATCGCTTCCTTAAGAAGAGCTAACGTGTCTTTCGACGCTCGTTCTGCTGAAGAAGGAAAGTTCTGGAGTGTGATCGGAAGCAACATTCTTCTCATCGTTATTTTAATCGGTCTCTTCTGGTTCATCATGATGAGACAAATTCAATCGACCGGAAACAAAGCGTTCTCCTTCGGTAAATCCAAAGCAAAGATGACCGTCGATCCGAAAGTAAAAATCACTTTCGAAGACGTCGCAGGTTGCGAGGAAGCCAAGGAAGAATTGGTCGAGATCATCGAATTCTTAAAAGATCCTAAAAAGTTTCACGCGATCGGTGCGAGAATTCCCACCGGTGTTCTGTTAGTCGGTCCTCCGGGAACCGGTAAGACCTTACTTGCAAGAGCGGTTGCAGGTGAAGCGGGTGTTCCGTTCTTCTCCATTTCCGGATCGGACTTCGTTGAAATGTTCGTAGGGGTGGGAGCTTCCAGAGTAAGAGATCTTTTCGATCAAGGTAAGAAGAATTCTCCTTGTATCATCTTCATCGACGAGATCGACGCGGTCGGTCGTTTGAGAGGCGCGGGACTCGGCGGGGGACACGACGAAAGAGAACAAACCCTCAACCAAATGCTCGTAGAGATGGACGGCTTTGAAAAGAACGAAGGTGTGATCGTGATGGCCGCTACGAACCGTGCGGACGTTTTGGATCCCGCATTACTCAGACCGGGTCGTTTCGATCGTCAAGTGATGGTTGATCTTCCGGACATCAAAGGACGCGAAGAAATTCTCAAAGTTCATTCTCGCAAAGTTCCGATGACCAGCGATATTTCTCTTCATTCCATCGCAAGAGGAACCCCCGGTTTTACCGGAGCGGATCTCGCGAACCTCATCAACGAAGGCGCTTTACTCGCGGCTCGTAAGAATAAAAAAAGAGTAACTCAGGAAGAACTCGAAGAAGCCCGCGACAAAGTGATGATGGGTCCTGAAAGAAAATCGTTCTTCATTTCCGAAAAGGAAAAAGAAGTCATAGCTTATCACGAAGCGGGTCACGCGATTCTCGGAACACTTCTTCCTTATACCGAACCGGTTCATAAGGTTACGATCATCCCGAGAGGACGCGCGCTCGGACTTACTCAATCTCTTCCTAAAGAGGACAAACACATTCTTCCTAAAACCTATTGGCTCGATCAGATCGTCGTAGCGATGGGGGGATTTATCGCGGAAGAATTTAAGTTCGGAGTAACTTCGACCGGCTCCAGCAACGATATTCAACAAGCCTCCAACATCGCTCGTAAGATGGTCTGCGAATGGGGAATGTCCGAAAAACTCGGAACCGTAAACTACAGCGGCGATCAAGCTAACGTGTTTATCGGAAGAGACATGGGTCACAGCAGTAAATATTATTCCGAAGAATTCGCGGCGATGATCGACAAGGAAGTTCGTGAAATCATTCTTACTTGTTTGAACAAAGGACGCGATCTGGTTCGTAAGAACGCGTCCAAGTTCGAAGGTCTCGCAAAGGCCCTTCTCGCTAAGGAAACAATTTCTCACGAAGAACTGATGGTGATCGTTCATCCGGCTAACGAAGAAGGCGCAAAAAAAAAGCCGGAAAAGTCCGTGAAATCTAAAAAGCAAAACGGCATTAAAACCAACCCAGCGTACAACGCCGGAATGGAATGAATTACTGGCTTTTTAAGACAGAACCGGACGTCTTTTCGATAGACGACTTACACAAGGCTCCTTCCCATATCGCTCCTTGGGAAGGAGTAAGAAATTATCAAGCCCGCAATTTCTTGCGTGACAGTATTAAAAAAGGGGATTTAGTTCTCTTTTACCACAGTAGGGCGAACCCCCTTTCCATCGTAGGAACCGCAGAAGTCGTGAAGCCGGGTTATCCGGATCATTTCGCTTTTGATCCTTCTCACAAATACTTCGATCCGAAGAGTAAGACTGAGAATCCTACCTGGTACATGGTAGATATAAAATTCAAAAAGAAATTCCCAGAACCTGTCACGATGGAAGAAATGAAAACACATAAAGTGCTGAAGAATATGGTTCTTTTACAGAAAGGCTCCCGCCTTTCGATTCAGCCGGTTTCTCCCGCAGAGTTTCAGTACATTCTGGGACTTGCGGGTGTGAAACTTTGAAGCTCGGAGTTTCCCTTTTTAACTTTTTTTTGACGTTTGGAATCGCCTTTTCGATTCCGACTAACGTATTTTCGCAAACACAGACACAGACCCATACTAAAACGTCCTCTTCTCTTTCTTTAACGGAAGAATTCGTATTTTCCCTTTCCGGCGACATGAAAGGACAATACATAGGCAAGAATCTTCAAATATTAGAAGATCCTAATGCACAAATTCGGATCGAAAATTTTTCCGATCTGAATTTTAATCCCGACTGGCAAAAGCTCGGTAAGGACAGCCTTTCCAAGGGTTATACCCGTTCCGTTTTTTGGGTTCGTTTTAAAACCCGTTATCAAAACCACGAGTTCGGTTCTCATCCTTGGTTTTTGGAATTGGCAAATCCCGCTTCGGAAGAATTTACCGTTTATAAAAAAATTTCCGGGTTTCCGATCCGTTACGAAGAAATCAAAAAAGATCAGAGTGTCCGTTACTTTCATCCGGTTTATCGCCTCGTTTCCAAAAACTCCGCTACGGACGAATATCTGATCCGCGTCGCCACGAGAAGATCCTTGATCCTGAACTTCAAGGCTTGGAGCGTTTACGAATTCATAGTCAACGTTCAAATTCAGAATATATTGTTCGGATTGTTTTTCGGCGCGATTCTCGTGATGCTCGTATATAACGGTTTTGTTTTGTTTACCGTTAAGGAAGCGGGTTATCTATTTTACGTCCTTTATCTTTTATCGTTCGCGTTATGGCAGTTATCCGTTACCGGAGTAGGGAACCAGTATCTTTTTTCGGAAGCTTTGGAAACCTGGAACGATTTTTTGGTTCCGTTCGCGTATCTCGCGATCGTTTTTTCGATTCAGTTTACCAGATCTTTTTTGCATACGGATCGAAAGACCAAAATCCTAGATCGGATTCTGATCCTTTTTATGGTCCCGGGAATCGTAGGGATCTTACTTTCCTTTTTTCCAATATTCTACTTTTGGAATATGCAGGCTTTGACATTGTTTCCGATTCTCGCTTCCGTGATCGTTATTTACGCGGGGATCGATCGATATCGTCAAGGTTACAGACCGGCTAGATTCTTTTTAATGGCTTGGTCCGTTCTTGTGGTTTTTATTCTCGTTACGGTTCTGCGGAACTTTTCGATTCTTCCGAGCAATCTTTTTACGAATTGGGGATCCTTGATCGGATCTCTGCTTGAGATGACTTTGTTGTCGTTCGCACTTGCGGATCGTTTCAAATCCTTACAAGCCGAAAGTTTACGCACGAGCATCGACGCATACGAGAATCAGATCAAACTTTCCGAGATCGAACAAGAACTCAAGATCGCGAGAGAACTTCAAGAGTCCATTCTTCCCGATAAACTTCCGAAACTGGAAGGAATCGAACTTTCGGTCAAGATGGAATGTGCGAGTTCGGTGGGCGGGGACTTTTACGATTTTCACGATTACGGAGACGGAAGACTCGGCGTTTTTATCAGCGACGTTTCCGGTCATGGGATTCCCGCGGCGATCATCGCTTCCATGGTCAAACTTGCGTTTTCGATCGAGGTCAGAAAAGCGGTAGAACCCGCCGATCTTCTGAAGAACGTTAACCGCGCATTGATGGGTAAATACGGAAAACATTTTATCACCGCGGCGTATCTGATCATAGACATACACAAAGGTATCATAACGTATTCGAACGCCGGTCATCCTCCGATCGCCATTCTCAACCACTCCAAGGGAGAATTCAGGGAAATCTTTTTGCCCGGTTGGATTATGGGATTGGACGGAAATCTCAAAAACGGTCAGCTGATCATTCCGATCAAAAAAGACGACCGAGTCGTTCTGTTCACGGACGGAGTCACCGAAGCTCGAAACAAATTCGGTCAGATGTTCGGTTATCAGAAGTTTTACGAACTTTTAAAATCTCATTCGGAAATTCAGGGCGAGGTTT
Coding sequences within it:
- the pth gene encoding aminoacyl-tRNA hydrolase, encoding MKLIVGLGNPGDRYNNNRSNIGFKILDVIANNINVEIKTKKKKSLIGRGDFEGEEVVLLKPQTFSDLSGESVLYIASFLKIQVGEILVIQEDWSLPLGRIVVDKGTQETDHPGVKSIIQSLRSPNFIRIRIGIWNDGFDLKARDSFLKEDFEPMENLSLIQIINDAEAAIRSISLGDIDDVIEKYHL
- a CDS encoding sugar phosphate nucleotidyltransferase, which produces MKPTQDKVAVVLAAGKGTRMKTDQPKVAVELNGKPLLLHVLDHLKGSGVERIVVVVGYKKELVQALCAGIPGVSFAEQTEQLGTAHALLCAEPELKDFQGSVIVACGDVPMITAETFGNIVKEHKQNEFSATILSAVVEKPTGYGRIIRNTSGDVTAIVEEKDSNAEEKLINEINTGTYVFDGDGLFDSLRQIGNSNAQGEYYLPDLVKLYRNSGKKLGAMKLKNHLESHGVNSPEDLQMLSAMIKGEAVHP
- the ftsH gene encoding ATP-dependent zinc metalloprotease FtsH; amino-acid sequence: MNKNLKNVFFVLIIMMVVLIIAYNYENNAGATKDVSYSDFLNMLEPVEGKKPLGKLYKGNVDKYNKIQIEKDVIEGFYIPSEYAESKTAKPVKFRTTVAPLDKDLIASLRRANVSFDARSAEEGKFWSVIGSNILLIVILIGLFWFIMMRQIQSTGNKAFSFGKSKAKMTVDPKVKITFEDVAGCEEAKEELVEIIEFLKDPKKFHAIGARIPTGVLLVGPPGTGKTLLARAVAGEAGVPFFSISGSDFVEMFVGVGASRVRDLFDQGKKNSPCIIFIDEIDAVGRLRGAGLGGGHDEREQTLNQMLVEMDGFEKNEGVIVMAATNRADVLDPALLRPGRFDRQVMVDLPDIKGREEILKVHSRKVPMTSDISLHSIARGTPGFTGADLANLINEGALLAARKNKKRVTQEELEEARDKVMMGPERKSFFISEKEKEVIAYHEAGHAILGTLLPYTEPVHKVTIIPRGRALGLTQSLPKEDKHILPKTYWLDQIVVAMGGFIAEEFKFGVTSTGSSNDIQQASNIARKMVCEWGMSEKLGTVNYSGDQANVFIGRDMGHSSKYYSEEFAAMIDKEVREIILTCLNKGRDLVRKNASKFEGLAKALLAKETISHEELMVIVHPANEEGAKKKPEKSVKSKKQNGIKTNPAYNAGME
- a CDS encoding ribose-phosphate diphosphokinase produces the protein MNGDIAVFAGSSNKQIAEEICTHLNIQPGKINLKKFSDGEISVKVEDNVRGREVFIVQSTSAPANDHLMELILIMDALRRASVSSISVVIPYYGYGRQDRKVEPRVPISARIVADLLEVVGLNRILTMDLHADQIQGFFRVPVDNLHFAPVLADYINTKNIEDLVIVSPDSGGAERARAFGKKVNGSLAIIDKRRPKANVSEVMNVIGEIEGKNCILLDDMIDTAGTICKAADALLKHGAKSVYCAATHGVLSGEAVDRINATNFTEVVLANTIAIPESKKIHKLKSLSVAPLFANAIKRIHTNQSVSTLFD
- a CDS encoding 7TM diverse intracellular signaling domain-containing protein produces the protein MKLGVSLFNFFLTFGIAFSIPTNVFSQTQTQTHTKTSSSLSLTEEFVFSLSGDMKGQYIGKNLQILEDPNAQIRIENFSDLNFNPDWQKLGKDSLSKGYTRSVFWVRFKTRYQNHEFGSHPWFLELANPASEEFTVYKKISGFPIRYEEIKKDQSVRYFHPVYRLVSKNSATDEYLIRVATRRSLILNFKAWSVYEFIVNVQIQNILFGLFFGAILVMLVYNGFVLFTVKEAGYLFYVLYLLSFALWQLSVTGVGNQYLFSEALETWNDFLVPFAYLAIVFSIQFTRSFLHTDRKTKILDRILILFMVPGIVGILLSFFPIFYFWNMQALTLFPILASVIVIYAGIDRYRQGYRPARFFLMAWSVLVVFILVTVLRNFSILPSNLFTNWGSLIGSLLEMTLLSFALADRFKSLQAESLRTSIDAYENQIKLSEIEQELKIARELQESILPDKLPKLEGIELSVKMECASSVGGDFYDFHDYGDGRLGVFISDVSGHGIPAAIIASMVKLAFSIEVRKAVEPADLLKNVNRALMGKYGKHFITAAYLIIDIHKGIITYSNAGHPPIAILNHSKGEFREIFLPGWIMGLDGNLKNGQLIIPIKKDDRVVLFTDGVTEARNKFGQMFGYQKFYELLKSHSEIQGEVLNQIVFDTVRNWSGRGDQFEDDITLLILDLNGKTERDLGETIVPPYQEISKTGS
- a CDS encoding EVE domain-containing protein, translating into MNYWLFKTEPDVFSIDDLHKAPSHIAPWEGVRNYQARNFLRDSIKKGDLVLFYHSRANPLSIVGTAEVVKPGYPDHFAFDPSHKYFDPKSKTENPTWYMVDIKFKKKFPEPVTMEEMKTHKVLKNMVLLQKGSRLSIQPVSPAEFQYILGLAGVKL
- a CDS encoding 50S ribosomal protein L25/general stress protein Ctc, yielding MSQSTIHKIAVKKRTETGKNENNRLRSSGMVPVNIIGAGVATSGAVNEKELEKMVHSGIRQSTLIELDVEGQGQQKVFVKEIQRFPEIDRIRHVDFYKVVPGQKIVTRIGIETTGIAKGSKTGGQFEHIIHEIRVKTIPEDLVENLTIDVTDLDVGDAIKISQLKVPASWEILINGDPIVTSVNKTKALLAAERAEAKGADDAKGKKGKK